ATTTTTTCAGCCTGGTTGATGTTGCCGGTACGTTTCGAGCCGGTATCGACTTCGAGTAATCCGACCAGATCCGGTTTTTGTTGTTGCACGAACTGGCTGATCTTCTCCAGGTGCGCCGGATTGGTGCGTAAATATCCCGATCCTGGCATGGGAATATTCATGCGCCGCCCGTTCCCTGCCGCATAACGCATGTTGTAGACCAGTAAACGGTTTTTAATCATTTGCCAATCTTAATTCAAATATTACGGAATTCAACACCCAGAGCAAAATGAATTTAGTGATCAATTTTCACGACTAATACATCACACGGCGTATTTTGCACAATCGCTTTCGCAGTTGAACCAAAATAGGGGCGTTTTTCTTTTTTATGCTGACTGGCGGTGATGATCAGGTCACAGGCATTGGCCTGCGCAAATTCGGGAATACGTTCCTTGGGATCTCCGGTTTCAATAATGCATAAACTTTCATCGAGAGAATGGTCTTTGGCAATCTCTGCGAATAATTCCTGTTTGGCCGTAAAAACGCGTTCTTCAAAAGCGTCTTTATCGCCTAATGGCATAACCGGGATATACGGCATGGTTCCAAAAAATGTGGTTTCAAACGGGCGAACCACGTGCAGCAGTCGAATGCTTGTTGAAGCGCTTGCCAGTCTTTTGGCGCGTTCGATCAGGGCAACGGTGTTTATCCCCAGGTCAGTGGCGATCAGAATATTCTGATACTTATCCGTTTCTTGTTTACTCATGGCTAATCCCTGTGAGTCAATATCAATTAAGTATCAACTATACACTCTGACGGCCATTACATCACAAGGTGCATCATGCAACACCGCGCTGGCAGTAGACCCGAGCAGGGCACGCACACCTTTTTCGCCAT
This genomic window from Gammaproteobacteria bacterium contains:
- a CDS encoding universal stress protein; amino-acid sequence: MSKQETDKYQNILIATDLGINTVALIERAKRLASASTSIRLLHVVRPFETTFFGTMPYIPVMPLGDKDAFEERVFTAKQELFAEIAKDHSLDESLCIIETGDPKERIPEFAQANACDLIITASQHKKEKRPYFGSTAKAIVQNTPCDVLVVKIDH